A genomic stretch from Leishmania donovani BPK282A1 complete genome, chromosome 36 includes:
- a CDS encoding methylenetetrahydrofolate reductase, putative, producing MSKLISDAIAAEDVSKWYTSYELYPPRSEKAEEDMMKVLVPNFMRQSPVFLDLTWGAGGRTSDTTMRLCKDLQHAYPDTPINMHITCTNTPKGLINEALDFAKTHGIRNILALRGDPPRGEEFRADPDGFACARDLVRYIHDTYGDYFCVSVAGYPEGHPSRIAEDGAISDEDHQKELEYLKEKVDAGASFIITQLFYDASLYVQFVKRCREIGITVPILAGLLPITTYAGFVRMVSLCKTSVPSDVKKRVEELKENPDGLKEYGVEQCVQMIECIRTSGLDYHHLHFYTLNNSAQTFKVLKRLNALVE from the coding sequence ATGTCCAAGCTCATCAGTGACGCAATCGCCGCCGAGGATGTTAGCAAGTGGTACACCTCCTATGAGCTTTACCCCCCTCGTagcgagaaggcggaggaggacatgATGAAGGTGCTAGTCCCCAACTTTATGCGTCAGTCGCCAGTCTTCCTCGACTTGACGTGGGGCGCTGGTGGTCGCACGAGTGACACGACGATGCGCCTCTGCAAAGACCTCCAGCATGCGTACCCTGACACGCCCATCAATATGCACATTACATGCACCAACACGCCGAAAGGTCTCATCAACGAGGCGCTTGACTTTGCCAAGACACATGGCATCCGCAACATCCTCGCCCTCCGCGGCGACCCGCCACGTGGTGAGGAGTTCCGGGCCGACCCGGATGGCTTCGCGTGCGCGAGGGATCTTGTGAGATACATTCACGACACGTACGGCGACTACTTCTGCGTGTCGGTCGCTGGCTACCCTGAGGGCCACCCGAGCCGCAtcgccgaggacggcgccaTCTCAGACGAGGACCACCAGAAAGAGCTGGAGTACCTCAAGGAGAAGGTGGATGCCGGAGCCAGCTTTATCATCACGCAGCTCTTCTACGATGCCTCCCTGTACGTGCAGTTCGTGAAGCGCTGCCGGGAGATAGGCATTACGGTCCCCATTCTAGCAGGGCTGCTTCCCATCACGACCTACGCCGGGTTTGTGCGGATGGTGTCACTGTGCAAGACGAGCGTTCCCAGCGATGTGAAGAAGCGGGTAGAAGAGCTCAAGGAGAACCCTGACGGTCTCAAGGAGTACGGTGTGGAGCAGTGTGTGCAGATGATTGAGTGCATTCGCACCTCTGGACTCGactaccaccacctccacttCTACACGCTCAACAACAGCGCGCAGACCTTCAAGGTCCTAAAGCGGCTAAACGCGCTGGTGGAGTGA
- a CDS encoding 40S ribosomal protein S8, putative, protein MPQNEYIEQAQKRYGRRLDHVERTRKREARKAHTDANYLKRVRGIKAKLAQKARYAEKAEIRKKIREHEEKQTTERVKDKGPKNALPGFLMDRSEADRAKVLSNSLKQKRKEKAGKWAVPIEKVKTVSEDEMLKAVTSGKRGKKSWKRLVNKVTFVGETFTRRMPKMERFIRPMALRFKKAHVTHPELKATFCLPIISVKKNPQGKMYTGLGVITKGSVIEVNVSELGLVTPSGKVVWGKYAQVTNNPENDGCINAVLLV, encoded by the coding sequence ATGCCGCAGAACGAGTACATTGAGCAAGCGCAGAAGCGCTACGGTCGCCGCCTTGACCATGTCGAGCGCACCCGCAAGCGCGAAGCCCGCAAGGCGCACACGGATGCGAACTACCTGAAGCGGGTGCGTGGTATAAAGGCCAAGCTGGCGCAAAAGGCCCGCTACGCGGAAAAGGCTGAAATCCGCAAGAAGATCCGTGAGCATGAGGAGAAGCAGACGACGGAGCGGGTGAAGGACAAGGGGCCCAAGAATGCTTTGCCCGGCTTCCTGATGGACCGTAGCGAGGCCGACCGCGCCAAGGTGCTGTCAAACTCGTTGAagcagaagaggaaggagaaagCCGGCAAGTGGGCCGTGCCGATCGAGAAGGTCAAGACGGTGTCGGAGGATGAGATGCTCAAGGCTGTCACCTCTGGCAAGCGCGGGAAGAAGTCGTGGAAACGCTTGGTGAACAAGGTAACATTCGTCGGGGAGACCTTCACCCGCCGCATGCCGAAGATGGAGCGCTTCATTCGGCCCATGGCACTGCGCTTCAAGAAGGCCCACGTCACCCACCCGGAGCTGAAGGCCACCTTCTGCCTCCCCATCATCTCTGTCAAGAAGAACCCGCAGGGCAAGATGTACACCGGCCTTGGCGTCATCACGAAGGGCTCCGTGATTGAGGTGAACGTGTCCGAGTTAGGTCTGGTGACGCCGTCTGGTAAGGTAGTGTGGGGCAAGTACGCGCAGGTAACAAACAACCCGGAGAACGACGGCTGCATCAATGCCGTGCTGCTCGTCTGA
- a CDS encoding protein transport protein Sec23-like protein, with the protein MSGDYVYGNYAAQYGQPQPQAYGANTGAYGGGAPANGYGGYGAQNETYQQYGAQQAYTYEHQQQQAAPAQQQQYNQYSNGSEQRASQEAYHQHQYQQRPQAQAPSFGQPAMGTVEERPAEATTRWSWSLYSMNRIDGARMVAPLGCLYSPLGSPCTQLNYAPTQCTVCGGVLNPYATLDPRSRMWGCPLCHTKNALPPQHQQANQYNLPPEMQPSSTTVEFVAHMPSRSPPTFVLVVDTCLDTDEELQGLRDFLLQSLQMIPEYANVAIVTYGTTVSVHEIAGPATYPRAMVLRGTQEMTVERLKLILPNPSRFVAALRNCAAYVTQLISSMSRDLWPVMKGHRPLRCTGAALSVAASLLQIVSPNTGSCILTFMSGVCTSGPGIVVDVSREKMIRVHADIRDETAAATYWSTSCAFYEKLMHRIVAQGHSLNCFVASLDQFGLAEMKTCVQSSGGVVLNAESWLEEPFRLSLHQFFARREDGTLKLGLNATMDVITSPTWKVQGVIGPCVGTGKMSASVAEYEIGLGGTCQWTTCQLDSTTTFAIYYDTASTQSNEAAKNPLRYTQIVTRYEMGQETHTRVTTLTLRQAQNPPIQDLVAAFDQETAAVLLAREAVHKTDSMPLFDVLRWLDRTVVRLVSRFGQYTKDKPDSLRLPKEFVYFPAFMYHLRRSGYLQIFNSSPDETASLRLQLLKSNVEDSIVQIQPTLYSYRMDAAPQPVPLDSTAIQPDNVLLLDTFFEVLIHYGASIAAWKKAGYAEHEDYAHFKKFLEVPLADAHVLVGSRYPTPRLIDVCQDDPDARILYNRINPSRSYASTDGGAYGSHEGELVYTDDASLQVFMQHLKKLAVAQ; encoded by the coding sequence ATGAGCGGCGATTACGTCTACGGAAACTACGCGGCCCAGTACGGTCAACCGCAGCCCCAGGCATATGGAGCCAATACCGGTGCgtacggtggtggtgctccAGCAAACGGCTACGGCGGCTATGGGGCCCAAAACGAGACATACCAACAGTATGGCGCTCAGCAAGCATACACGTATGAGCATCAACAGCAACAAGCGGCTCcagcccagcagcagcagtacaaTCAGTATTCCAATGGCAGCGAGCAGCGCGCATCCCAAGAAGCATACCACCAGCACCAAtaccagcagcggccacaAGCTCAGGCTCCCTCCTTTGGCCAGCCCGCCATGGGTACAGTTGAAGAGAGACCTGCCGAAGCGACGACACGCTGGTCGTGGTCGCTTTACTCAATGAACCGCATTGACGGCGCGCGCATGGTGGCCCCGTTGGGCTGTCTGTACTCCCCCCTCGGCAGCCCTTGTACCCAGCTCAACTACGCACCGACGCAATGCACTGTGTGCGGGGGGGTGCTGAACCCGTACGCCACTCTCGACCCGCGCAGCCGCATGTGGGGATGTCCCCTGTGCCACACCAAGaacgcgctgccgccgcagcatcaGCAAGCAAATCAGTACAACCTGCCGCCAGAGATGCAGCCGTCCTCGACGACAGTAGAATTTGTGGCGCATATGCCTAGCCGCAGCCCGCCCACGTTCGTGCTGGTCGTTGACACGTGCCTCGATACGGACGAGGAACTGCAGGGTCTGCGCGACTTCTTGTTACAGTCCCTGCAGATGATCCCAGAGTACGCAAACGTGGCGATTGTCACATACGGCACGACTGTCAGCGTGCACGAGATCGCTGGTCCTGCCACGTACCCGCGTGCCATGGTGCTGCGTGGCACGCAGGAGATGACGGTAGAGCGGCTAAAGCTGATCTTGCCCAACCCCAGCCGAttcgtggcagcgctgcgcaacTGTGCTGCCTACGTGACGCAGCTCATTTCCTCCATGTCCCGCGACCTGTGGCCAGTCATGAAGGGCCATCGGCCACTGCGGTGCACCGGGGCTGCGCTCTCAGTTGCGGCTAGTTTGCTGCAGATAGTATCGCCGAACACGGGCTCCTGCATCCTCACCTTCATGTCCGGCGTGTGTACGTCGGGCCCGGGAATTGTCGTGGACGTGAGTCGCGAAAAGATGATCCGCGTGCACGCCGACATCCGCGACGAGACAGCGGCCGCCACGTACTGGAGCACCTCATGCGCATTCTACGAAAAGCTGATGCATCGCATTGTCGCGCAGGGTCACTCTCTGAACTGCTTCGTCGCCTCCCTGGATCAGTTTGGCCTGGCTGAGATGAAGACGTGCGTGCAATCTTCCGGCGGTGTTGTGCTGAATGCGGAGTCGTGGCTGGAGGAGCCATTTCGCCTTTCCCTACACCAGTTCTTTGCACGGCGCGAAGACGGAACGCTCAAGCTGGGGCTGAACGCGACAATGGACGTCATCACGTCGCCAACGTGGAAGGTGCAGGGTGTCATTGGCCCCTGCGTCGGCACCGGCAAGATGTCCGCGTCCGTGGCGGAGTACGAGATCGGGCTCGGCGGCACCTGTCAGTGGACGACCTGCCAACTTGACTCAACCACCACCTTCGCCATCTACTACGACACGGCCAGCACGCAATCCAACGAGGCGGCCAAGAATCCGCTGCGTTACACCCAAATCGTGACGAGGTACGAGATGGGGcaggagacacacacgcgcgtcacGACACTGACGTTGCGGCAGGCGCAGAACCCGCCCATTCAAGACCTTGTCGCCGCCTTCGATCAGGAGACAGCTGCCGTGTTGCTGGCTCGCGAAGCGGTGCACAAAACAGATAGCATGCCGCTCTTTGACGTGCTGCGTTGGCTGGACCGCACAGTGGTGCGTCTAGTCTCCCGCTTTGGCCAGTACACCAAAGACAAGCCTGACTCGCTGCGCCTGCCGAAAGAGTTTGTGTACTTCCCCGCCTTCATGTAccacctgcgccgctccGGCTACCTGCAAATCTTCAACTCGAGCCCCGACGAGACGGCGTccctgcgcctgcagctgctcaagTCCAATGTAGAGGACTCCATTGTGCAGATCCAGCCGACTCTGTACAGCTACCGCATGGACGCGGCACCACAGCCGGTGCCACTCGACAGCACAGCCATCCAGCCCGACAACGTTCTGCTGCTGGACACCTTTTTCGAGGTGCTCATCCACTACGGCGCCAGCATTGCTGCGTGGAAGAAGGCAGGCTATGCAGAGCACGAGGACTACGCGCACTTCAAGAAGTTTCTGGAGGTACCACTGGCCGATGCGCATGTGCTCGTCGGCTCCCGCTACCCCACCCCGCGCCTGATCGACGTGTGTCAAGACGACCCCGATGCGCGTATCTTGTACAACCGCATCAACCCCAGCCGCTCCTACGCATCCACCGATGGTGGGGCCTACGGCTCGCACGAGGGCGAGCTCGTGTACACGGACGATGCATCGTTGCAGGTGTTCATGCAGCACCTCAAGAAgctggcggtggcacagTAG